Proteins from a single region of Lelliottia sp. JS-SCA-14:
- a CDS encoding N(4)-(beta-N-acetylglucosaminyl)-L-asparaginase has product MWGIIATWRMALEGVTESASALAAGKPVSTAVVDAVAAVEDFPFYKSVGYGGLPTENGEVELDAAYMDGDTLAFGAVGNLVDIANPVRVAQALSRQRYNSLLVGQGAREWALSQGFSDKTMLTDRAMQHYRKRCRETLDKGLSPYDGHDTVGIIGLDKQGSMSVATSTSGLFMKKRGRIGDSPIIGSGFYCDSETGAATATGVGEDLMKGCTSYEIVRRMAQGMTPQQAADSVVFELEDKLMSRFGRVGDLSVVCMNNKGEFGAATNIKTFSFVVATATQPLTVFRTERLREKTHYQAVDDEWMQAYAARIRAPIEE; this is encoded by the coding sequence ATGTGGGGAATTATCGCAACCTGGCGAATGGCGCTGGAAGGAGTGACGGAGTCTGCGTCTGCGCTGGCTGCGGGGAAGCCGGTTTCGACGGCGGTAGTGGATGCCGTTGCTGCCGTTGAAGACTTCCCGTTTTACAAGTCCGTCGGCTACGGCGGGCTGCCTACCGAAAATGGCGAGGTGGAACTCGACGCCGCCTATATGGACGGCGACACCCTGGCCTTCGGCGCAGTGGGCAACCTGGTGGATATCGCCAACCCGGTGAGAGTTGCGCAAGCGCTCAGCCGCCAGCGCTACAACAGCCTGCTGGTCGGCCAGGGCGCGCGCGAGTGGGCGCTGAGTCAGGGCTTTTCGGACAAAACCATGCTCACCGACCGGGCGATGCAACATTACCGCAAGCGCTGTCGCGAAACGCTGGATAAGGGCTTAAGCCCCTATGACGGCCACGACACCGTCGGCATTATCGGGCTCGATAAGCAGGGTTCGATGAGCGTTGCCACCTCCACCAGCGGCCTGTTTATGAAAAAACGCGGGCGCATCGGGGATTCACCGATCATCGGTTCAGGTTTTTACTGCGACAGCGAAACGGGGGCGGCCACCGCCACCGGCGTGGGTGAAGACCTGATGAAAGGCTGCACCAGCTACGAAATCGTCCGCCGTATGGCGCAGGGCATGACGCCGCAGCAGGCCGCGGATTCCGTGGTCTTCGAACTGGAAGATAAGCTGATGTCGCGCTTTGGCCGCGTGGGCGATCTCTCGGTGGTGTGCATGAATAACAAAGGCGAGTTTGGTGCAGCGACCAATATCAAAACCTTCTCCTTTGTGGTCGCTACCGCCACTCAGCCGTTAACCGTTTTTCGCACCGAACGCCTGCGCGAGAAAACCCACTATCAGGCCGTGGATGATGAATGGATGCAGGCCTATGCCGCGCGGATCCGCGCCCCGATTGAGGAATAA
- a CDS encoding leucyl aminopeptidase family protein, protein MITCELITTLAAAKPETHLLARPSCALLPDTTLIREMRELTSVADTRFGCAPFARITLLPDALWQDALTDGLVNALRPLFAAPVSENVVIDVSHIHDTVLAQVLRFLFNQAHKLSDLQLKKKDDSGLRIRHVAALCLPEQRERLAKIIQQQQAIANGMIAARRLADTPSDRCTPQYVVDEAQTLCAAFPALRCEVLDEKQIVEQGLGLLHAVGKGATCPPRLLAIHYDGTNDGPVRCYVGKGITFDTGGLWLKEGAGMYTMKYDMCGAANVLGLMLTVAELKLPVRIMGVLALAENAIGPDAMQPGTVARACNGLTVEINNTDAEGRLVLADAIAWASQRHPQAHYIIDMATLTGAVVKALGYELSGLMTQNEPLRDHLTQAGIRSGDEVWSLPLDVRLKKQTESTIADLCNTPTNNAAISASAAWLLHHFCPPTIPWAHLDISGTALWREGGRSVASGRPIPLLVEHLLADIES, encoded by the coding sequence ATGATCACCTGTGAGCTGATTACCACTCTTGCAGCAGCAAAACCTGAGACACATCTGCTGGCGCGCCCGTCCTGCGCGCTGCTGCCGGATACCACCCTGATTCGTGAAATGCGTGAACTCACAAGCGTGGCGGATACGCGCTTCGGCTGCGCGCCCTTTGCTCGCATCACCCTGCTGCCGGACGCCCTGTGGCAGGATGCGCTGACCGACGGATTAGTGAACGCCCTGCGTCCGCTGTTTGCCGCCCCCGTCAGCGAGAATGTGGTGATAGACGTCAGCCATATTCACGACACCGTGCTGGCTCAGGTGCTGCGCTTTCTGTTCAACCAGGCGCATAAACTCAGTGATTTGCAGCTGAAGAAAAAAGACGACTCTGGCCTTCGGATTCGCCACGTTGCCGCGCTTTGTCTGCCTGAGCAGCGAGAGCGTTTGGCGAAAATCATCCAGCAGCAGCAGGCCATCGCCAACGGAATGATCGCCGCACGCCGTCTGGCGGATACACCGTCCGATCGCTGCACGCCGCAATATGTGGTCGACGAAGCCCAAACGCTCTGTGCCGCCTTCCCTGCCCTGCGCTGTGAAGTGCTCGATGAAAAACAGATCGTAGAACAAGGCCTGGGGCTGCTGCATGCCGTGGGCAAAGGGGCCACCTGCCCGCCGCGCCTGCTGGCGATTCACTACGACGGCACAAATGACGGTCCGGTTCGCTGCTACGTGGGCAAAGGGATCACTTTTGACACGGGCGGTCTGTGGCTGAAAGAAGGCGCGGGCATGTACACCATGAAGTACGACATGTGCGGCGCGGCTAACGTGCTGGGGCTGATGCTCACGGTGGCTGAACTCAAACTCCCCGTGCGGATTATGGGCGTGCTGGCGCTGGCGGAAAACGCCATCGGCCCGGACGCCATGCAGCCGGGAACGGTGGCGCGCGCCTGTAACGGTCTGACGGTGGAGATCAACAATACCGACGCCGAAGGACGACTGGTGCTGGCCGATGCCATCGCCTGGGCGAGCCAGCGGCATCCGCAGGCGCACTACATCATTGATATGGCAACGTTAACTGGTGCGGTAGTGAAAGCGCTGGGCTATGAGCTGAGCGGATTGATGACGCAGAACGAACCGCTGCGGGATCATCTGACCCAGGCAGGGATCAGGAGCGGGGACGAAGTATGGTCGCTGCCGCTGGACGTGCGGCTGAAAAAGCAGACGGAGAGTACGATTGCCGATCTGTGCAATACGCCAACCAATAATGCGGCGATCAGCGCGTCAGCGGCGTGGTTATTGCATCATTTTTGTCCGCCGACGATTCCGTGGGCGCACCTGGATATCAGCGGGACCGCGTTGTGGCGTGAAGGCGGGAGAAGCGTGGCGTCGGGACGGCCGATTCCGTTATTAGTCGAGCATTTGTTAGCGGATATCGAATCGTAG